From the genome of Hyphobacterium sp. CCMP332:
CCGGGCTGGAAAGCGCCAGAATCATCAGCGAGGATCGAAACCACATGGTGTCACCTGTCCTGTCTTGCGTTACATACCGGTATCAAGATAGCGCCCGGATTGGATTTGAACATGCCCGGCTGGACCCGACCTGTTATCGCCTACCTTGCCGCTGTCGTGACGGGCGGCCTGGCGACAACCATCCTGTCCACCCAAATTGTGCTGCAATATCTGGTCAATGCCGGAGCGGCCATGCCTCTGGACGCGCGGCTGGACGCCACGCTGACAGACCTGACCGGATTCGCCCCGACGCTCATTCTTCTGACTGCCATCGGCTATCTGATCGCCTTTCCGGTGGCCCGCCTGATCTCGCGGCAACTCGGTGCGCTCAGAACCTTCGGCTACGTCCTCGCCGGCTTCGTCACCATCATGGTGATGATTTACGCCATTGAGGTCTTTTACCAGACTATCCTCGCCTCCACGATCACGCCCATCGGATCGGGCCGTGATCTCTGGGGCCTTCTGATCATCGGATTGGGCGGCGCGACCGGCGGGTGGGTGTTTGCGCTTCTGGCAAAACCGGCCAGCTAGGCCTTGCGGCCCTTCTCTTTCATGAAGGCCTTCATGCGCGGCGCGATTTCCTTTTCAAACCGGCTGCCATTGAACACGCCGTAATGGCCGACCTTTGGCTGCACCCAGTCAATCCGGATCGATTCAGGAATGTTCGAACAGAGATCATGCGCGGCCTGCGTCTGGCCGATGCCGGAAATGTCGTCATTCTCGCCTTCAACCGTCATCAGGGCGATATCGGTGATCTTTGACGGATCGACGAGGCGGCCGCGATGCTCGAATTCGCCGCGCGGCAATTTGTGGTCCTGGAAGACATCCTTGATGGTCTGAAGATAAAACTCCTCGGTCAGATCCATGACCGATAGATATTCGTCATAGAATTGCCGGTGCTTGTCGGCGCTGTCGCCATCTTCCTCGACCAGATGATTGAAGAATTGCCAGTGCGCATCGACATGGCGTTCCCAGTTCATCTGCATGAAGCCGGAAAGCTGCAAAAAGCCCGGATAGACCCGGCGCATCGCGCCCGGATAGGGCGCGGGCACGGTGTGAATGGCGTTCTGCTCGAACCAGTCGAAGGGTTTTTCTTCCGCCAGCTTGTTGGGCACGGTCGGTGACAGACGCGCATCAATGGGCGAACCCATGAAAGTCATCGAGGCCGGGCGCAGCGGATCGCCGTCCTCGGCCATCAGGGCGATGGCGGCCAGGGTGGGCGGGCCCGGCTGACACACGGCGACAACATGCACGCCTTCACCGGCGGCGCGGATCATCTCCGCAACATGGTCGACATAATCATTGAGATCGAACCGGCCTTCCGAGATCGGCACCATGGAGGCATCGGTCCAGTCGGTAATGTAGACCTCGCAATCGGGCAGGAAGGTCTTCACCGTACCGCGCAGCAGCGTCGCATAATGGCCCGACATCGGCGCCACGAAGAGAACCTTCGGCTGGCCGTCTGGCGCACCGGCGCGCTTGAAATGAACCAGGTCGCAAAACGGAGACGACCATATGGTTTCCGGCGTGACCGCCACCTCTTTACCGCCGATCTCCGTCGTCGGCAGATCCCAACCGGGCTTGCCGTAATTGCGCGTCATGGATTCAAACAGATCGGCACTGGCAGCCATGGTGCGGCCCGCCAGCGTGTCGCCCATGGGGTTCCACGGCGAGCGAAGCGATTTGCGCGTCGCGTTCGCAGCGGCGCGCCAGGGCGCCATTGCCAGTCTGCTTAACTCGAACATGCTGTAGAGCATGGGATACCTCTTTAATGCCACGCAGGATTATCGCGGGCTTTCCTCAAGGAAGTCTTGTAGTCCCGCCGCCAGCCGGGCCGGCGGTGTGCCGTGGGCATACACGCTGTGGAATTCGCCCTGCCGGTCCATCAGATAGATCAGCGAGGTATGGTCCATCGTGTACGTGTCTTCAGGTGCCCCCTCTTCCAGAGCACGGCGATAAATCACCCGGTATTCGGCGGCGACGGCCGCAATCTGCTCCGGCGTTCCGGTCAGGCCGACCAGATTGTCGGGAAAGGCCGGGCTGGACACATATTGCGCCAATTGCTCGGGCGTATCGCGTTCCGGATCGACCGTGATCAGGACGGGCTGGAATTCGGCCCGCTGGTCTTCCGGCAAACCGGCCAGCGCAGCGGCCATCACCTGTAGCGAAAACGGGCAAATGTCCGGACAATAGGTAAAGCCGAAATAGATCAGCATGGGTCGGCCGGCAAAATCCGCCTCGGTAACAGTCGCGCCGGTGTGATCGATCAGGGTGAACGGACCGCCGATATCGGCCCGGCCTGACGAAACGACCTCGCCAGCCTGTGGTTGCGGGCGCGAATCAAGCAGCATCAACAGGCTGAAGACCAGCACCAGTGCGGCGATGCCCGCCATCAGCGGGATCAGCCAGATCGGGAGACCAGAAAACGACTTCACGTGTCCTCCTGAATTCGGGATCGGGAAGATGAACCGGTCTGGAAAATTGTGCAATGCAGCAAGGTGTAATCCGTCTGGTCACTTCTGCGCGAGGCAGGGTATATAGACGCCAGATGCTTGATGCCTATGACCTCACTCAGGATGCGCCGCCGCCCGGCGGCGCGCCCTTCTTTGGCCGGGTTCGCCTGCGGACGCTGATCGTGCTGCGCTGGCTGGCCGTTTTCGGTCAGGCCGCCAGCCTGCTCTTTGTCAGCCTCATTCTCGGCTTTGCCCTGCCGCTGGCCCTGTGCGCCGCCGTCGTCGCCGCCAGCGCCATTCTCAATCTCGGCCTTATCATCACGCGCGATATCCAGCGCCTGACCTCGCATCACGAGGCATTTGTCCAGCTGGGCTTTGACGTCTTGCAACTGACCATTCTGCTGCTTCTGACCGGAGGGCTGCAAAACCCCTTTGTCGTCATGCTGGTCGCCCCGGTGACGATTGGCGTCGCTGCGCTGCCCCCCCGCTATGCGCTGGGACTGGCCGCGATCGGCCTGTCAGGGCTCGGGGCGATGGCCCTGTTTGCGTTGCCCCTGCCATGGATTCGCGGTGAGACCCTGCATTTGCCGCCGCTTTATGTCGCCGGGCTGGGGACGGCCTTCATCATCGCCGTGGCCTTCACCGCCGTCTATGCCTGGCGCATCGGCCATGAAGCCAAGCGCATGGGCGCAGCGCTGGCGGCCACACAGGCCATTCTCGCGCGCGAGCAGAAACTCTCTGCCGTTGGCTCTCTGGCCGCAGCCGCCGCGCATGAACTTGGCACACCGCTCGCCACGATCCAGCTGACCGCCAGGGAAATAGCCCGCGAGGCCAAGGATGATGTCTTGCGGGACGATGCCGAGCTTCTCGTCTCGCAGGCCAAACGCTGCCGCGACATTCTCCAGCGTCTCTCCGCCCAGCGCGAAACCCATGACAAGATGCACGACCGCATGGCCTTCCGCGATGCGCTCGATGAAGTCGCCGCGCCCTTACGGGGCCTCGGCGCCTCCATCACCCTGCGCGCGGACGGGGTGGGGCCCGCCCCCTATCTCGCCCGTCAGCCCGAACTGCTCTACGGTCTGGGCAATCTGATCGAGAATGCGGTCGAGTTTGCCGCCGGAGCGGTCATTATAGAAGGTGAATGGGATGCCGACACCATCCGCATCTCGATCAATGATGATGGAAAGGGCATTGCGCCCGACATGCTGAGCCGGATAGGCGAGCCTTATATCTCCCGGCGCTCGGGCGAAATTGGCGGCGGTATGGGGCTGGGCACCTTCATCGCCATCACCATGATCGAACGCCTGGGCGGCAAGGCCCACTTCGCCAATGGCGGCGAGCTCGGCGGAGCCATCGTCCATATCCAGTGGCCGCGCAACCGGGTGGAAGCGCACGAGGAAGCGGGCTAGATAAGCTTTAAGACGAAAACGAGTGACACGAATGACCGACACACCGCTTGACCTGCCCGATGATAAATCCCTCCTGATCGTGGATGATGATGCACCGTTCCGCACGCGCCTCGGCCGGGCGATGACCAGTCGCGGCTTTATCGTCTCGGCGGTCGGGACCGTCTCGGAAGCGATGGAAATCGCCCGTGGCAATCCGCCCGCCTTTGCGGTTGTCGATTTGCGGCTGGAAGATGGTGACGGGCTGGATGTCGTGCGCGCCCTGCACGCCTCGCGCGATGACTGCCGCGCTGTCATGCTGACCGGATATGGCAATATCGCG
Proteins encoded in this window:
- a CDS encoding SCO family protein, whose translation is MKSFSGLPIWLIPLMAGIAALVLVFSLLMLLDSRPQPQAGEVVSSGRADIGGPFTLIDHTGATVTEADFAGRPMLIYFGFTYCPDICPFSLQVMAAALAGLPEDQRAEFQPVLITVDPERDTPEQLAQYVSSPAFPDNLVGLTGTPEQIAAVAAEYRVIYRRALEEGAPEDTYTMDHTSLIYLMDRQGEFHSVYAHGTPPARLAAGLQDFLEESPR
- a CDS encoding ActR/PrrA/RegA family redox response regulator transcription factor gives rise to the protein MTDTPLDLPDDKSLLIVDDDAPFRTRLGRAMTSRGFIVSAVGTVSEAMEIARGNPPAFAVVDLRLEDGDGLDVVRALHASRDDCRAVMLTGYGNIATAVAAVKSGAIDYLAKPADADDVVKALLSPGDKPAPPDNPMSADRIRWEHIQRVFELCNHNVSETARRLNMHRRTLQRILAKRAPR
- a CDS encoding ActS/PrrB/RegB family redox-sensitive histidine kinase, coding for MLDAYDLTQDAPPPGGAPFFGRVRLRTLIVLRWLAVFGQAASLLFVSLILGFALPLALCAAVVAASAILNLGLIITRDIQRLTSHHEAFVQLGFDVLQLTILLLLTGGLQNPFVVMLVAPVTIGVAALPPRYALGLAAIGLSGLGAMALFALPLPWIRGETLHLPPLYVAGLGTAFIIAVAFTAVYAWRIGHEAKRMGAALAATQAILAREQKLSAVGSLAAAAAHELGTPLATIQLTAREIAREAKDDVLRDDAELLVSQAKRCRDILQRLSAQRETHDKMHDRMAFRDALDEVAAPLRGLGASITLRADGVGPAPYLARQPELLYGLGNLIENAVEFAAGAVIIEGEWDADTIRISINDDGKGIAPDMLSRIGEPYISRRSGEIGGGMGLGTFIAITMIERLGGKAHFANGGELGGAIVHIQWPRNRVEAHEEAG
- a CDS encoding polyhydroxyalkanoate depolymerase; the protein is MLYSMFELSRLAMAPWRAAANATRKSLRSPWNPMGDTLAGRTMAASADLFESMTRNYGKPGWDLPTTEIGGKEVAVTPETIWSSPFCDLVHFKRAGAPDGQPKVLFVAPMSGHYATLLRGTVKTFLPDCEVYITDWTDASMVPISEGRFDLNDYVDHVAEMIRAAGEGVHVVAVCQPGPPTLAAIALMAEDGDPLRPASMTFMGSPIDARLSPTVPNKLAEEKPFDWFEQNAIHTVPAPYPGAMRRVYPGFLQLSGFMQMNWERHVDAHWQFFNHLVEEDGDSADKHRQFYDEYLSVMDLTEEFYLQTIKDVFQDHKLPRGEFEHRGRLVDPSKITDIALMTVEGENDDISGIGQTQAAHDLCSNIPESIRIDWVQPKVGHYGVFNGSRFEKEIAPRMKAFMKEKGRKA